In the Triticum aestivum cultivar Chinese Spring chromosome 2B, IWGSC CS RefSeq v2.1, whole genome shotgun sequence genome, ACTGCAGAGAAGAGTACAAAACCATCCATGAGCATATACAGGAAACACCAGGATGGTAATCGCGCAAGCAGGGTACAGTATTTTGGCAGTCAGCACAATTCCAACCTAAACCAGCTCATTTGGGTTTTATGCATCGTGAAAATTCATCTTCAAACATACATCATTAATATAAATATTGTTGGACATGAAAGCAATGTCTTAACATAGTAATGGCCAGCATAATCAAGAACCTCTAAGCTAAACAGAACACAGCATATTCAGTGCAACAGAGGCTACTAGTGTTGTCAAACATCATACCAACCAGGCAACAACCACATATGTGGTTTTGTTATGCTGACTAACATGGCATTTGTGCTCCATATCATGGACAATCTAATGAACTATCCAAACGTTGCTAGAAAAGGGCCACACACTGGCCCAATGAGGTGCAAAGTGACAAGTTATTCAGTTAATGAGATCAAGGTATACAATTATATATCCCAAGTGCTGGTGCTTGACATCCTTGCGATGCAACAGCAACGATAAAATAAAGTTAAATATTATCAATGCAGCAGACAATTGCCGAGTTCTTGATATAAAAGCAttgcaaggtactccctccgttccaaaatagatgactcaactttgtactaaacttagtacaaagttgagtcatctattttggaacggagggagtaacaaacaTTTACTCAATGAAAAATAAGAACTAAGCCGAGAATAAGTTTTGAAAAGATAGCTAATTGTCTGACATGAAAGGAGAATATATATTAAAAAAGAGAGGATAAAGCTTTCTTTTGTAACAGATCAAACAAAAACAAACCAGGATTAGCTTTTGCCCATTACATGTTTCAAGCTTGCAGACGATTGCATATGTTCAATGATGTCATTGtaaagcaaaataagatgaataCAAACCTGGGGTGGAGGCATCACCATCATAAATATCCAGCTGAGACAAAAACAGAACATGTACACATATATTAGCTGGGTAATGAAAGGATACATATTCTGAGGTTGAAGTGGTGTATATTAATACTCTAATCACTACAACTACAACTACAAGAAACAGATAGAAGGGGCAAAGAACCCATGAAGAACAAGTATGGAGGATAAGAAGACACCATAAGAGGTACTCCCTAAATTCCTATAAAAGGGGTGTAATTTTTGTTTTGCAAAGACCAAGGAGAAGTAATGTGGTTGTTTCTGGTCTTGCTCCTAATACACCTCACAATTAGCCTTACTTAGAACGTCACCATCGCCATTGAACTTTTTGCTAGAGGTGCTGCATCCACTCATTGTGCCCTAGCATTTACTTCCAGCACACTCCATGCAAGGGAGTATCAGATCTGGCCGTGGTGCATGCGGCCTTTTTTTCCTTGGAAATCATACATGTGGCATTTAATCCCAGCACCTGGCAACAGGGAGGGCTGCCTTTCTTTTTCCCCTATCTGATCACGCGTGCATGCGGATGCCCAATGGTTCAGCCACAGAGAAACTAAAATTGCATGGAACTAAAGGAGGGAACCCAATGTTTTCGGAATGattttttccctacaaaaaagtATGCCCCCTTTTCAGGAATGGAGGGAATGTTATGTTAATGGCTCAGCATGTGTGACACAATTTGTTTCACTGTAACCTCCTAGTTTTACTTCAATCGTATGTAGCATACATATGTTGACCGTTCACCTGGATCTATTACTAATATGCTATTTTAGTTGCTGAAGAGTGTTGTACATTATCGAACAGAGCTCAACTAAGGGACTGCACGCCTAAAAGAAATGCCTGGAATCCAAAGGTTACACATAACATCTGATAGATGATGCAGACTAAATGAGGACTAAATGAGGTTTTAGATATGAAAACTATGCTATAACATGCTAGTACCGGAAGTACAGCTGCTCACTGATCCAACCCAGTTTTATTGATTAGCTTTAGCAATACAAATGAATATTGCATTAAATTTTAAAGTCTAAGTAACTTCAAGCAGTTAAACAGTTCATGCATGAACATGTATAGTTACCTGATCAAGCTTATCACCAGCTTTTGCTCTGTCCACAATAATCAGAGACAGTCCGAATCCACAACCAACACTGCAGAAAGTGCTCTCAACTTAGTATTGACTATACTACTAACAAGAGATGCTAATAGATATACATAGTGATTCAGTGTAACTACTAATTACCCCGTAACATGCATTCCTTCAAGACTGTCAACCTTCTTAGGATTCGCAGATGACCTATGCATAGCAGTAATTTGTAAGAGAAGATTAACAGTTGAAAGTTTGATTAGCTACTATTTCATGTAACATCAGCGTTTTAAATACACATACTTCTGTCCCATAGGACCGTAACCAAGCTCTCCATATTGGGCATTACCCCAGCTTATGCAAGAATCATCTGCACCAACAACGTGGTGCATGGTACCAGAAGCCATGCAGCGGATGTTCCAACCACTGAAGTAAACAAAATATCAATTAAACATATGATTGAGGATAATGCTACTTCAACAGGTAGCTAAATGTGGGTCACTGTTCATCACTATATTATTCTGCAATTATTAACAGTTTGTAAGGAACCTCAAATCCATTAGTGGCTTCGGATACATCGTGTCATCGCCTGTACTCTTCATCTTTCCCCACATGTACAACTGCCCCCCGCCTAATAATCAAACAAAATGATCAACAGTTAATGGTAATGTTTCAGTTATAAATGGTACAACATAATCAACACAATCTGGTTGGGAGAATTCAAGGTATATAATTAATATTTGTCACAAACCCTTTATAGTGGTATATGGTATGAAATCTCATCTAACTGGCAGAAGAAGAAACTACTTGAATAACTGTAGACCCAAGCACATGGGAAACTAGGTTGATGCATGTCACATTATAATGCACCTAAACCCAAGCAGAGAACTTATAGACAAACAAAAATATACATGGCTTCCATACTTCAGAAAATTACTTGACCATCAGAGTGATAAAGCCATCGCCCACAAAACAGGACAATTTGGCTGAATGCTCAAAACATCAAGTGACAAGAAAACTTCATGAATAGCCTTGCTCTAGAAAATGCTTACTGGAACAAACAACCTGCTAAAGCAATTAACTGCCTCCAAGTGTATGTATGCAATCACAGAAACTATTCCTGGTACAATGATATTTGACAGGCTTGAGGAACAGTATCGGTGTGTAGAAGGCTAGGTTCCATTACAAACTCAATGGCCTAAGCCATTTTCCTGAGATGCATCAATAATTGTACAATCACCTCATCCAGACAACATATAACCAATGTGCTACACAAACATAACTGAATACTTGGCCATCTACAAGCTCAAAACTGCTCCTTCCTAATATATTTTTGTGATAAGGCCCAATAATGAACTCCTAATAATTTATACACCAAAACGCATTATAAAATATTCTGTGCGTCACAGAAAGCTATGTCATACCAGCAGTGCATGCACAATTTGCAGAACCAGCTGACAGAATAGCATTGGGAGGCAGAACATTGTGCCTTTGAAATATTTCAACGAGGCGAGGTTGCCACTCGTCCTTCTGTTCTCTGTGGCCCAACCTATGTAATAAGCAAGTGGTCAGATGAATATTGTTGGATATATCAAGATTATAGCAAATGCATGACAAGAATATCTTACCTTCCATATCCGCCATACCCCCATCTggcaaaataaaaaagaaaagagtaAAACACAACTATTTGCATAAGAAAAGAGAAAACAGGACTTTAACAAATTGTATGTAATAAAGGAAGGAACTTGGAACAGCATATGTTAGACATTACAGTATAGGTCATAACTAGTGTGTTTTAACTGTGTCAAGCAAATGATGGATAAAGAACATACGTGTAAACAAAGCCACTCGAATCAACTGCAACTGCAATAGAAGTAAAAAAAAGGTGCGGGGATTAGTGTTAATCCAGACGATTCAAAAGAAATATTAAAAATAAAGAGAGTAGAAAGTACCTGTATGGTTTGTTCCGCATGCAACTTTGACAATAGTTTTCTCAGATAATGTAGCTATTGCCCTGGGACGGGGCTGAGGATCATATGATAGCTTTACTGACGAATCTTTGGTATTGTACTGCAATAGCATGAATCAAAACAGAATTatttgatgatggtgatgatgataatAATAAAATTGACAGGTTTGTTTTCCGGGGTAGCAATAAACCTCATTGTCGGTTCCATGACCAAGTTGGCCATACTGAGGAAGGCCTGCTGTACTGAAAAAGCACAGAAGAATGAAACACTGGTTATAAAACTGACAAACATCACTCACTAACTACAACAACAAAAAAATATCAATTGGAAGGAGATCAAGATGCTTAAGTTTCACAAATTTCAGTAGGACATACAGTATAGTAGAGCCCTCGACTGACGACAGCCAGACAGTAAAATCACCACCACAAGCAACACCAGTCACTTCCGTCACAAGACAGGGCACTGGCGATGCCTCAATTTCTGCAGCAATTTTAGAACAACAGGGACAAGAAACAGTAGTGTAAGAACCAAAAGGTAAAATAAACTGCTCATAATATTCTAAAATTTAGTCGGTCATCCTAAACAATTAAAAGACCTGGAGTGTCTTGCACATTTGTAAGATGTAATAGGTTGCATGGGacaactaaattagatcattaatGGCTCGACAAGAGATAGCATGTTGAAAAATTTCAAGAAAACAAATATCAAGCATTCTCCAAGCAGACACAACCCTAATTGCCCAAGTAAAGATTATTTCTTCACACAACAATTTTATAATGCTGATGCCATATCAACCACAAAGAAATGAAAGAAGTACCAACCATTCTTTAGGGAACCTGTCCCCAACTGTCCAGATTTGTTGTGGCCAAATGCGAAGGACTTCCCGTCATCAGTTACAACCACTGTATGATTTTTTCCAACACTTGCTTTAATTATTTTATATCTGCACAACGAAAAACTGCTCATTAGCATTTAAACACATACTGAGGCAACCTTTACCACCTATAACCGTTGCAACTAGACTAGAACTGCTCAGTTCGTGAATTTAGCAATAAAATATGCAGTACACAGCTATTAAAAAATTCATATGGAggtaaggaaataggtattgcagaCAGTTATCTTACTTTGATAGTTCAGAAACAACAGTCGGTAGGCTACGTTGAAGAGTATCCCCATGTCCCAACTGCCCCTTCTGCTAGAAAGTAATAGTGCTGAGTACCACATCAAATAAAATCAACTATGGAGCTATATTTATACCTCATTGCGACCCCATGTATAGCAACGCCCATCAGCACCCAAAGCAACACAGTGGCAAGCGGCTGGCAAAATAAAAGAAATCATCAACAAAGTGCCAAGGTATGTAGGGTCCCCAAGTATGTAAAGCTAACAATAAGATATCAGTTGAAACTAAGGATGACAGAAGACAAACATGTCATGGTAAGAGAAGAAACCCTGTAACGATTCAAGAGAACAAtctctgcctctctccctcgcttaCTCATTCCTGGGTTCATTTGGTTCTCAGGCTAGCATCCACCTAGTCCTGGCCTTGCTAGACAAGAATGGCTGTTTGATATCACGACAAAAGCATTGCTTTGCCTGACAAGATTGCTAGTGACGACCAAGAAAAGCTTGCATAGAAAGCAGTGTTAGTGTTGAGGGAAATCATTTTGTACCCTTCTGCAGTTACCTAGGTTACACACCTCCCTGTGGCACTTATGGATGGAATTGTGAGGTTAATAAAAGGCAGAGGTGTCACGGTCTCAGGATTAGGAATGTAATAAGCACTACAAGGTCTGCACGGCTGTCAACGAAGAGCTTGGCAGGCTGTGGAATCAGGGAACGAGGAACGACGCGTGGCAGATAGCAGGGTTGAGAGAAGAGAATGGGAATAAATATGGAGGTTATACAGACAGAGACAACCTAGCAAATTCAGGCCGGTGATTTCCGCTGCAACATACAATTCAGGCATGTCTAAGATCACAAATGCCATTAAGGTTTGCGGAAACGACAAATATCTGGAGCGGACTTTCAGAAAAAAAACAGCTTCCAGCACGATGCAGTTCCACGCTGTTTGATCTTGGGT is a window encoding:
- the LOC123046965 gene encoding protein RCC2, which produces MSASAAPEKAAAPAGSGGELLYCGATNFDAINRKLASGMQGNLVSPTRLRSLMGVDIVSVASGCTACHCVALGADGRCYTWGRNEKGQLGHGDTLQRSLPTVVSELSKYKIIKASVGKNHTVVVTDDGKSFAFGHNKSGQLGTGSLKNEIEASPVPCLVTEVTGVACGGDFTVWLSSVEGSTILTAGLPQYGQLGHGTDNEYNTKDSSVKLSYDPQPRPRAIATLSEKTIVKVACGTNHTVAVDSSGFVYTWGYGGYGRLGHREQKDEWQPRLVEIFQRHNVLPPNAILSAGSANCACTAGGGQLYMWGKMKSTGDDTMYPKPLMDLSGWNIRCMASGTMHHVVGADDSCISWGNAQYGELGYGPMGQKSSANPKKVDSLEGMHVTGVGCGFGLSLIIVDRAKAGDKLDQLDIYDGDASTPVEETVEPKVTKKAPASANSKSNKRKKTKDLSESEEEDEDDDDSEDEENGDARGAKGKRGRKPSGRGRGRGAKKATPEPKSSGRGRGRPKKTETPAESSGRGGKRGRGRPRKS